The segment ACCCGTGGGTCCGCAAGCTTTTCCCCGAGGCGAACGCACGCCGCCTGAGCCAGGCCGCACTCGAGACGCTCGCGGTGATTGCCTACCAGCAGCCGATTACGAAGGCGGCAATCGAGCAGGTGCGCGGTGTTTCTTCTGTGGATGGCCCGATCAGGAACTTGCTCGACAAGGGCTTTATTGCACTGGGTGCCCGCGCCGAGACGGTCGGCAACCCCTATACCTACGTGACGACGCAGGAATTCATGAAGTATTTCGGCATCAACCGCATTCCCGAGGACCTGCCGCGCCTGCGCGAGTTCAGCGAACTCCTGGAAGCGGGGACGCTCGTGCCGCAGTACGCGAAGCCCGAGACCGCCCCGACGGAACCGACTCCTCCCGAGGAGAATCCGGAGCAGATTGAACTGTCGATGGGAGACTTGTAATGGCTGTCACCCCGTTGATGCAGCAGTATTACGAGATCAAGAAACAGAACCCGGGCTGCATTTTATTTTTCCGCATGGGCGACTTCTTCGAACTGTTCGAGGACGACGCCGTCATAGCATCCAAGATTCTTGGACTTACGCTCACGAGCCGCAACAACGGCGCCTCGGGAGCGACCCCGCTTTGCGGGTTCCCGCACCATGCTGCCGACCGCTACGTGCC is part of the Fibrobacter sp. UWR2 genome and harbors:
- the scpB gene encoding SMC-Scp complex subunit ScpB, producing the protein MSENPQNVEEAEELEEELPKVESSEDLARIIQAIVFASPDIVTLKKLREILGDFLDARTVSDALIAANDSLNKINSPFEIVEQAGGYRFRTRAKYYPWVRKLFPEANARRLSQAALETLAVIAYQQPITKAAIEQVRGVSSVDGPIRNLLDKGFIALGARAETVGNPYTYVTTQEFMKYFGINRIPEDLPRLREFSELLEAGTLVPQYAKPETAPTEPTPPEENPEQIELSMGDL